The following are from one region of the Thermoleophilaceae bacterium genome:
- a CDS encoding ABC transporter ATP-binding protein has translation MGQTAVAASGVGRAYRSRRKTVTALEGVELDVRSGEVVAVVGPSGCGKSTLLELFAGLQAPDAGEIRGGGLGTCAFMPQRDLLLPWRDGLGNAALALECKGVGRAAARRAAAPLFERFGLAEFERSYPRELSGGMRQRVAFLRTLLAGRPVLLLDEPFAALDSITRASMQEWLAEALASEPRTVVLVTHDVEEALFLADRVAVMSPRPGRIVDELKVPFKRPRKRRETVTSPAFTELKEHALEALGQ, from the coding sequence TTGGGACAGACGGCGGTGGCGGCAAGCGGTGTGGGCCGCGCCTACCGCTCGCGGCGAAAGACGGTCACCGCGCTGGAGGGCGTGGAACTCGACGTGCGCTCCGGCGAGGTCGTGGCGGTGGTCGGTCCGTCGGGCTGCGGCAAGTCGACGCTGCTCGAGCTCTTTGCCGGATTGCAGGCACCCGACGCAGGTGAGATCCGCGGCGGCGGCCTCGGCACGTGCGCGTTCATGCCCCAGCGCGACCTGCTGCTTCCGTGGCGCGATGGGCTCGGCAACGCGGCGCTCGCGCTCGAATGCAAGGGCGTGGGACGCGCGGCCGCGCGGCGGGCGGCGGCGCCGCTGTTCGAGCGCTTTGGCCTCGCGGAGTTCGAGCGCTCGTACCCGCGGGAGCTCTCCGGCGGCATGCGGCAGCGCGTGGCGTTCCTGCGCACGCTGCTCGCCGGCCGGCCCGTGCTGCTGCTCGACGAGCCGTTCGCGGCGCTCGACTCGATCACGCGGGCGTCGATGCAGGAGTGGCTCGCGGAGGCGCTGGCGAGCGAGCCGCGCACCGTGGTGCTGGTCACCCACGACGTGGAGGAGGCGCTGTTCCTGGCAGACCGCGTGGCGGTGATGTCGCCGCGGCCGGGGCGGATCGTGGACGAGCTGAAGGTGCCGTTCAAGCGGCCGCGGAAGCGGCGCGAGACCGTCACCTCCCCCGCCTTCACGGAGCTCAAGGAGCACGCGCTGGAGGCGCTCGGACAATGA
- a CDS encoding ABC transporter substrate-binding protein, with amino-acid sequence MNRRPLLLAIAAIALAAALLVTGCGTKKEQTEPSGLVPFELMLDYFPNADHAAIYAAQSQGYFKQAGLDLKIRTPNDPSVPIKEVAAGRADLAISYEPELLRARDDGLSVISVGALVQKPLTSIISLDKPAITQPSQLAGKTVGTAGIDYQSAYLKTILQHAHVNPSSVKERNVGFNLVPALVSHKVDAILGGYWNYEAVQLRLANKHPHVLRLEQVGVPNYNELVFVANADGLDQNGQTIRRFLGALARGVRFLKHNQAAAVDALLKANPDLDPKLQRASVRVTLPTFLPPPGKPFGWQDPAQWGAFATWMHQNGILKKAVATGSFTNHLLPGQGL; translated from the coding sequence ATGAACCGCCGACCCCTGTTGCTCGCAATCGCCGCCATCGCGCTCGCCGCAGCGCTACTCGTCACGGGCTGCGGGACGAAGAAGGAGCAGACGGAGCCGAGCGGGCTCGTGCCGTTCGAGCTGATGCTCGACTACTTCCCCAACGCGGACCACGCAGCGATCTACGCGGCGCAGTCGCAGGGCTACTTCAAGCAGGCGGGGCTCGACCTGAAGATCCGCACGCCAAACGACCCGTCGGTGCCGATCAAGGAGGTGGCGGCGGGCCGCGCGGACCTCGCCATCTCGTACGAGCCGGAGCTCCTGCGCGCGCGTGACGACGGGCTCAGCGTGATCTCGGTGGGCGCGCTCGTGCAGAAGCCGCTCACGTCGATCATCTCGCTCGACAAGCCCGCGATCACGCAGCCGTCACAGCTCGCCGGGAAGACCGTGGGCACGGCCGGGATCGATTACCAGTCCGCGTACCTCAAGACGATCCTTCAGCACGCGCATGTGAACCCGTCGTCGGTGAAGGAGCGCAACGTGGGCTTCAACCTGGTGCCGGCGCTCGTGTCGCACAAGGTGGACGCGATCCTCGGGGGCTACTGGAACTACGAGGCGGTGCAGCTGCGCCTTGCGAACAAGCACCCGCACGTGCTGCGGCTCGAGCAGGTGGGGGTGCCGAACTACAACGAGCTCGTGTTCGTGGCGAACGCCGACGGGCTCGACCAGAACGGCCAGACGATCCGCCGTTTCCTTGGCGCGCTGGCGCGCGGGGTCCGGTTCCTGAAGCACAACCAGGCGGCCGCTGTGGACGCGCTGCTCAAGGCCAACCCGGACCTCGACCCGAAGCTGCAACGCGCCTCCGTACGGGTCACGCTGCCGACCTTCCTACCGCCACCTGGCAAGCCGTTCGGCTGGCAGGATCCCGCCCAATGGGGCGCATTCGCCACCTGGATGCACCAGAACGGGATCCTCAAGAAGGCCGTGGCCACCGGGAGCTTTACGAACCACCTCCTGCCGGGTCAGGGGTTGTAG
- a CDS encoding ABC transporter permease: protein MILRRYLPAALLLCAFVGIWQAVASLPGVDNLTLASPVETWHSLKVDHALLFSNMWVTLEEVALGLAIAVVAGVGSAVLMHMFRPLRDAAYPLLVASQAIPIVVLAPLFVLAFDYGIGPKLAIVALICFFPLTVNMLDGLRSVDPELLKLMRTLGSSRLGTLVRVELPSSLPFFFSGLRIAATVSVIGAVFGEWAGADRGLGRLVLLGNNQLQTPRVYAGVVILTLMAVALFVLVTLAERVAVPWNQGEDHV, encoded by the coding sequence ATGATCCTCAGGCGCTACCTCCCGGCCGCGCTGCTGCTCTGCGCGTTCGTCGGCATCTGGCAGGCGGTGGCCTCGCTCCCAGGCGTGGACAACCTCACCCTCGCCTCGCCCGTAGAGACCTGGCACTCGCTGAAGGTCGATCACGCACTGCTCTTCTCGAACATGTGGGTGACGCTCGAGGAGGTGGCGCTGGGCCTCGCCATCGCGGTCGTGGCCGGCGTGGGCAGCGCCGTGCTCATGCACATGTTCCGCCCGCTGCGCGACGCGGCCTACCCGCTGCTCGTGGCCTCCCAGGCGATCCCGATCGTGGTGCTCGCACCGCTGTTTGTGCTGGCGTTCGACTACGGCATCGGGCCGAAGCTCGCGATCGTCGCGCTGATCTGCTTCTTCCCGCTCACGGTGAACATGCTCGACGGCCTGCGCTCGGTGGACCCGGAGCTCCTCAAGCTCATGCGCACGCTCGGCTCCTCGCGCCTCGGCACGCTCGTGCGGGTGGAGCTGCCGTCGTCGCTGCCGTTCTTCTTCAGCGGCCTGCGCATCGCGGCCACCGTGTCCGTCATCGGTGCCGTGTTCGGCGAATGGGCCGGGGCGGACCGCGGGCTCGGGCGCCTCGTGCTGCTCGGAAACAACCAGCTTCAGACGCCGCGGGTATACGCGGGCGTCGTGATCCTCACTCTCATGGCCGTCGCTCTGTTCGTGCTCGTCACGCTCGCCGAGCGCGTGGCCGTGCCCTGGAACCAAGGAGAAGACCACGTATGA